The following are encoded in a window of Scophthalmus maximus strain ysfricsl-2021 chromosome 2, ASM2237912v1, whole genome shotgun sequence genomic DNA:
- the LOC118300321 gene encoding histone H1-like — MAEEEAPTPAAAPAKSPAKAAKKKATAKPKKAGPSLRDLIVEAVSASKERSGVSLAALKKALVAGGYDVEKNKTRVKVAIKALVAKETLVQTKGTGASGSFKMNKKVEPKAKKPVKKAAPKAKKPAAAKKPKAAAKKPAAAKKSPKKAKKPAAAKKSPKKVAKSPKKAAKSPKKSPKKAAKKAAPAAKKVPAKKAAAAKPKAKKTAAKKK, encoded by the coding sequence atggcagaagaagaagctccaACTCCCGCCGCCGCTCCGGCGAAGTCCCCGGCGAAGGCCGCCAAGAAGAAGGCGACAGCCAAACCGAAGAAGGCCGGACCGAGCCTCCGTGACCTCATCGTCGAGGCCGTGTCCGCGTCCAAGGAGCGCAGCGGCGTGTCTCTGGCCGCCCTGAAGAAGGCTCTGGTCGCCGGAGGCTACGATGTGGAGAAGAACAAGACCCGCGTCAAGGTCGCCATCAAGGCGCTCGTGGCCAAGGAGACCCTGGTCCAGACCAAGGGAACCGGGGCGTCCGGCTCCTTCAAGATGAACAAGAAGGTCGAGCCCAAGGCCAAGAAGCCGGTGAAGAAGGCCGCTCCCAAAGCGAAGAAGCCCGCAGCCGCCAAGAAGCCCAAGGCCGCGGCCAAGAAGCCGGCAGCCGCCAAGAAGTCCCCGAAGAAGGCGAAGAAACCCGCCGCGGCCAAGAAGAGCCCCAAGAAGGTGGCCAAGAGCCCCAAGAAGGCCGCGAAGAGCCCGAAGAAGAGCCCGAAGAAGGCCGCGAAGAAGGCCGCACCTGCCGCCAAGAAAGTCCCCGCGAagaaggcggcggcggccaaaCCCAAAGCGAAGAAGACCgcagcgaagaagaagtga
- the LOC118300308 gene encoding histone H2A-like, giving the protein MSGRGKTGGKARAKAKTRSSRAGLQFPVGRVHRLLRKGNYAQRVGAGAPVYLAAVLEYLTAEILELAGNAARDNKKTRIIPRHLQLAVRNDEELNKLLGGVTIAQGGVLPNIQAVLLPKKTEKPAKK; this is encoded by the coding sequence ATGAGCGGACGAGGCAAAACCGGAGGAAAGGCCCGAGCCAAGGCCAAGACCCGCTCCTCCAGGGCCGGGCTCCAGTTCCCGGTGGGTCGTGTCCACAGGCTGCTCAGGAAGGGCAACTACGCCCAGCGTGTCGGTGCCGGAGCTCCGGTCTACCTGGCGGCGGTGCTCGAGTACCTGACCGCTGAGATCCTGGAGCTGGCCGGTAACGCGGCCCGCGACAACAAGAAGACCAGGATCATCCCCCGTCACCTGCAGCTGGCTGTCCGCAACGACGAGGAGctcaacaagctgctgggcGGAGTCACCATCGCTCAGGGCGGCGTGCTGCCCAACATCCAGGCGGTGCTGCTGCCCAAGAAGACCGAGAAGCCCGCGAAGAAATAA
- the LOC124849578 gene encoding late histone H2A.L3: MSGRGKGAGKTRAKAKTRSSRAGLQFPVGRVHRHLRKGNYAQRVGAGAPVYLAAVLEYLTAEILELAGNAARDNKKTRIIPRHLQLAVRNDEELNKLLGGVTIAQGGVLPNIQAVLLPKKTEKPAKK, from the coding sequence ATGTCTGGACGCGGAAAAGGAGCCGGTAAGACCAGGGCCAAGGCCAAGACCCGCTCCTCCAGGGCCGGACTCCAGTTCCCGGTGGGTCGTGTCCACAGACATCTGAGGAAGGGCAACTACGCCCAGCGTGTCGGTGCCGGAGCTCCGGTCTACCTGGCGGCGGTGCTCGAGTACCTGACCGCTGAGATCCTGGAGCTGGCCGGTAACGCGGCCCGCGACAACAAGAAGACCAGGATCATCCCCCGTCACCTGCAGCTGGCTGTCCGCAACGACGAGGAGctcaacaagctgctgggcGGAGTCACCATCGCTCAGGGCGGCGTGCTGCCCAACATCCAGGCGGTGCTGCTGCCCAAGAAGACCGAGAAGCCCGCAAAGAAGTGA
- the LOC118300295 gene encoding histone H3 — MARTKQTARKSTGGKAPRKQLATKAARKSAPATGGVKKPHRYRPGTVALREIRRYQKSTELLIRKLPFQRLVREIAQDFKTDLRFQSSAVMALQEASEAYLVGLFEDTNLCAIHAKRVTIMPKDIQLARRIRGERA, encoded by the coding sequence ATGGCAAGAACCAAACAAACCGCTCGTAAGTCCACCGGAGGAAAAGCTCCCAGGAAGCAGCTCGCCACCAAGGCTGCCCGCAAGAGCGCGCCGGCCACCGGCGGCGTGAAGAAGCCTCACCGCTACAGGCCCGGTACCGTGGCGCTGCGGGAGATCCGCCGCTACCAGAAGTCCACCGAGCTGCTGATCCGCAAGCTGCCCTTCCAGCGCCTGGTGCGAGAGATCGCCCAGGACTTCAAGACCGACCTGCGCTTCCAGAGCTCCGCCGTCATGGCTCTGCAGGAGGCCAGCGAGGCTTACCTGGTCGGCCTGTTCGAGGACACCAACCTGTGCGCCATCCACGCCAAGAGGGTCACCATCATGCCCAAAGACATCCAGCTGGCCCGCCGCATCCGAGGGGAGAGAGCTTAG
- the LOC118300282 gene encoding histone H1-like, which produces MAEELPAAAAAAAPAKVAKSPKKKSAPRRRKDGPSLPQMITDCLTEVKERKGTSVTALKKNLSAKGVDVIKLNKRINATITKLVSSGVLIHVRGIGASGSLKLVKEAKAAKPAAKKAVVVVVKKKPTTAVKAKKPAAKKAAVKKTVVKKTVAKKTVAKKSPKKAAAKKTVVKKSPKTVAPPKKSPKKAAVKKSKAAVKKPVVKKAPAKKPAAKKAKK; this is translated from the coding sequence ATGGCAGAAGaacttccagcagcagcagcagcggccgcCCCGGCCAAAGTGGCCAAGTCCCCGAAGAAGAAGAGCGCTCCCCGGCGCAGGAAGGACGGACCCTCCCTGCCGCAGATGATCACAGACTGTCTGACAGAGGTCAAGGAACGCAAGGGGACCTCGGTGACCgcgctgaagaagaacctgtcGGCTAAAGGCGTCGACGTGATCAAGTTGAACAAACGCATCAACGCCACCATCACGAAGCTGGTGAGCTCCGGAGTCCTGATCCACGTCAGAGGCATCGGGGCGTCCGGCTCCCTCAAGCTCGTCAAGGAAGCCAAAGCCGCGAAGCCCGCCGCCAAGaaagcggtggtggtggtggtgaagaagaagcCGACGACCGCCGTCAAAGCCAAGAAACCCGCGGCCAAGAAAGCGGCCGTGAAGAAGACGGTGGTGAAGAAGACGGTGGCGAAGAAGACGGTGGCGAAGAAGTCCCCGAAGAAAGCGGCGGCGAAGAAGACGGTGGTGAAGAAGAGTCCTAAGACGGTCGCCCCCCCGAAGAAGAGTCCCAAGAAGGCCGCTGTCAAGAAGTCCAAGGCCGCCGTGAAGAAGCCCGTGGTCAAGAAAGCTCCGGCAAAGAAGCCCGCAGCTAAGAAGGCGAAGAAGTGA